The Halomonas sp. KG2 genome segment TTGGAAGGCTGGTGTCTGGAGCCTGACCAATGAGCACTCGTATTCATCTATTAAGCGGGCTGGGTGATAAAGGCCCTGCTGCTATCGTGGTCGAAACCAACGGCAAACGGCTGCTGCTGGACGCAGGTGGTGCGCTGCACCCTGGGGAGCCTATCACCTGGGCAGATGGCTTGGACGTAGACGCTATTCTGATTAGCCACGACCATATTGACCATATCGGTGGCGTTACCGAACTGCCCGATACCATTCCGCTCTACTGCACCCCCTTAGTCGCCAACACATTGCCTAAACATCGCGCTTGGCAGCCTTTGCCAGCACGCGGAAGCCTTATGGTTGAAGGTATCAAGGTGACCACCGGCCAAGCAGGACACTCGCTGGGTGGCGTTTGGCTGCACCTGGACGTGGATGGCGGCATTTTCTACAGCGGCGATGCCTGTTTTGAATCCCGTTTGTTTCCTTTCGATACACCGCCACCTGCACGCACGGCGCTGCTGGACGCTTCCTATGGCACCTACGACCACCCCCAGGAAAGCTGCGTGCAGGCTATTCGTCTGCAACTTGACCAGCCGTTAGTCTTACCGGTGCCTGAAACAGGGCGCGCCCTGGAAATGGCCCTGTGGCTGTCGGAAGAGGCCGACCGTCGTCAGCTCCCTTTCGCCATTGACCCGATTATTCGCGATAACCTCGCCGCACTGCTAGCACTACCAAGCGACTTACGCCGCCCAGGCCTCGACGGTGCGATTAGCGCACTGCTAGAACGGCAGGATGCTCCACAGCCAGCGTTGCAGCTGGTTAGTGACCGCAATGATACGCCTGACCAATGGCCCAATTACCAGCTACTGCACACCGGTTACTTAACACCTGAACGCCAAGCTCAGCTTGCCGCAGGCGAGATAAGCTGGCAACGCTGGAATGTTCATCTGCGCGCCTCCCATCTGGTAGCGCTTGCCGATCAGCTAGCTGCCACTCAGGTAGTGCCGCTATTTACCACGCTCACTGGACACTGCTTAAGCGAATGGCGTCAACGCTTGGGACAGCGACTATGCATCCATCGCACCTTAGAGATTCAACCGCATACGGCCACGCGCCCTACCGCCCATTTAACCGTTTAGGAAATTAATAATGTCCGCAGTGATTGTTGATGTTGACGGCACGCTTGCCGAATTCCACCCCACCGACGTACACGAGTGGGTTCTTGGCCCCGCCAAGCAGTGGGATCCTTTTTTTGCCCATATGGCTGAAGCGCCGGTGATCGACGCGGTGGCCAAACTGGTTAAGATCCTGAAGGCCCAAGGTCAGCAGATCGTGATTTGCAGCGGCCGTCCGGATAGCCACCGGGAGCATACTCAGCGCTGGTTAGAGCGCCACACCATTCCCTTTGATGCGATGTACCTACGCCCGCAAGGCGATGACCATGTAGATGATGAAGAGGTGAAAGCCGCGCTACTCAATCAAATGCGTAGCGACGGCTTTGCGCCTTGGCTGGTGCTGGATGACCGTGATGCGGTCGTCGCCCAATGGCGCGCACTCGGACTGACTTGCCTGCAGTGCGCACCGGGAGATTTTTAAGCGCTTGCCAGGCGGATTCGGTGCTGCCACACCAGCACCACTAAGGGCACCAGCGCGACGGGGATTAATAGTAGGTTAAGCATCGCCCAGCCCAAGCCGCTAACCAAAGGCCCAGCAAACAAGGCGGTCACCGCCGCAGTGCCAAACACTAGAAACTCGTTGGCGGCCTGGGTGCGCGCTTTATCCACTGGGCGGTAGCTCTCGGTGAGCAGTCCGGTGGCGGGTAGGAAGGTAAAGTTCCAGCCCAAGCCCAACAAAATCAGCGCCACGTTGAAACCAACTAAACCGATTCCCCACTGAGCAACCAAAGCACTGGCTACCAGCAGCAGGCAACCTGCCACAATGACTTGTTTGGCGCCGAAGCGGGTGGCTAAATGGCCAGTAAAGAAGGAAGGCAAAAACATCGCTACCACGTGCCACTGAATAGTCATTGAAACGTGGTTAAAGTGGTGCCCGGCTCCCTCCATGGCGAGCGGTGTGGCGGTCATCGCCAGATTCATCACACCGTAGCCGACCATCGCCGCGCTCACCGCGACAATAAATCCGGGCTGGCGGAGTATCTTCCCTAGCGGCAGTGCGCTGCCTTCGCAGTGGGTGCGAGAAGCGGGCGGTAACCGTGTCAGCATCAATACCGCTAATGCCAACGCATAGAGCACCGCTAAACCAACAAAACTACCCAGAAACGGCACCTCGCCCAGCTCACGGCTCACTCTGGCCAACCACGGTCCTGCAAACGCCGCCAGCACACCGCCGCCCATCACTAGGCCAATCGCCCGGTCACGCATCAATGCCGGGGCGGCCTCTACTGCGGCAAAGCGATACAGTTGTCCAAAGCCAATGCCGATACCAATCAGCCAGGTGGCCAGTAAGAACAGCCCAAAGTGCTCACCCATCAGCGCCTGGACGGCAACCAATGCGCCTACGAATCCCACTATATTGCCCAGAATAAAGCCACGCTTTCGACCCAGCCTGGCCATGATAAGCGAGGCAGGTATGGTGGCACACATTAGCCCCAGCCACTGGGTAGCGACAGGCGCTGTCGACCATGACGCGCTAGGGGCCAAAGACGCCCCTATCAGCGGTGATACGGCGATCAACAAGACATTGCCAGTGACCAGCAGCGCCTGACAGAGCGATAATAGAGTGACGGTTAAAGGCATGAGAGATTCTCCTGGGTGGCACCAGCATGGGAGGAGGCAAAACGTTGACGATAGACCGAGGGCGATACACCGTAGTAGCGCTGAAACTGGCGGCGCAACTGCTCTGCGCCGCCCAGCCGCCAGCGTTGCGCTAGGCGCTCAAGGGAGAGCTGCTCGCGCTCGTTGAGCAGCGCCAGGCGCGCTTGCTCAAGGCGTAGTTGGGTCAGGTAGGTACCCGGCGTAGTATTCAGATAACGCCTGAACAGCCGGGTTAAATGACGCGGGGAGACCGCCATTAGGTCGGCCATACTCTCAAGCCCGTGATCTACGCTGGGGTCGGCGTGGAGTTGATCCAGCAGGCGGCGCAGCGGCCCCGCCTCTTGCTGGTGGCGCAGTATTTCGCTGAACTGTGACTGCCCACCTGGGCGCTGCAAAAACACCACTAACTCGCGCGCCACTCGTCCGGCTAGGTCAGCGCCGTGGTCTGCCTCTACCAGCGACAGCGCCAAATCAATTCCCGCCGTTACACCGGCGCTGGTGTAGCGGCCGTTACTTTCGATATACAGTGCATCAGGCTCAACGCTTAGCGCGGGATACTCCTCGGCCAATTGAGCTGCATGGCGCCAGTGAGTGGTGACGCGGCAGCCATCCAGCAGCCCTGCAGCAGCTAGCAAAAATGCCCCAGAGCAGATAGACCCAAACCGTCTCACCTCAGGGGCGACCTCACACAGCACCTGTTTCACAGCGGCTATGTCACGCTGCTGCATCACGCCACTGCCGCCCGCCACCAACAGCGTATCTAGGGGCAGTAAATGCTTAAGCTGGTGGTAGCTGTGCGTCGCATGCACGGCTAAGCCACCGTTGGTGGCTACTGGGCCAACGGCATCGGAGACCAGCGTCAACTGATAGAGCGGTTGAGGGCTTAACGCATTGGCGCTGGCAAACACCTGCCAAGGGCCACTGACATCCAGCAGTTGGCAGTCAGGATAAGCAAATAGGACAACATGGCGAGTCACAGTCTCTCTCCGCTAACGGGATATAGAAGCATGAGAGAGTGTCAGCGCTACGCCCGATGTCGGCAAGGACCATTACCCCACCGATTCGGACATTTTTATTAAAAGCGATATATTAGCCCGTTTTCTCTATCTCTAATGGCGACTCCATCCTGCGTACGCTGGAAACGAAATCACTAAAGCGCTCGCCCTGAATCAATACATGGTCGGTCAGTGCTTGCTGAGCAGCCACAGAGTCGCCCCGCTCAATAGCCTCGACGATGGCTTGGTGCTCGCTGAGAGAGCTATTTACCCGTTGACGCACCTGCAACTGTAGCCGTCGGTAAGGCTTTAAGCGCTGCTTCAGTTGACGCGCTTCGCTGGCCAAAAAAGCGTTGTGGCTAGCGGTGTAGATACAGTCATGAAAACCTTCGTTTTCGTAGTAATACTCGTCGCTGTCACCTGCCAGCGCTGCTGCCTCGCAGCGCTGATGGGCTTCGCGTAACGCGGCCAGTTCAAGCTCGGTAATCCGCCGTGCTGCCAAGCGGCCGCACATGCCCTCTAACTCCGCCATCACCTCGAACATCTCGATCAGTTGATCAATCCCCACTTTCGCAACGAAGGTGCCCTTCTTCGGCGAAACGGTGACCAAGCCACTGGCGACCAACTGCTGGAAGGCTTCGCGCACCGGGGTACGCGAGACCTGAAACTCCCGCCCTAAGGCTTCTGGATCCAGGCGCTCTCCCGGTAAACGACGGCCATTGATGATGTCATCTTCAAGAGAATCTCTTAATCGCTGAGCGTTGGAAAGCTTGCTGCCCGCCATGTTTCACCTCCTTGGATCACGACTCATGTTAGCCATTTTAATGCTGTCATATAGTTGACATTAGCATACGTAGCGCCTATTGATATATATATCAGGACAACTGATAGATATATACAGCCAATCCAAACACACAACAACAACTGTTGGAGACGCCACATGCAACGCTATTTGATCTCAACTGCTGCCGCCCTTGGTCTCGCCATTGCGGCTTCTTCCCATGCCTCTGCCGATACTGTGCTACGCGCGTCGCATCAATTCCCTGGAGGGCAAGGGGATGTCCGCGACGAAATGGTACAAATGATGGCCCGCCATGTCGCCGAGGCAGATGTTGGCCTGACGATAGAAGTCTACCCGGGTCAATCGCTGTTTAAAGCGCGTGAACAGTGGGGCGCTATCGCTCGTGGTCGCCTCGATATCACCTCGCTACCGCTGGATTATGCCAGCGGACGGCACCCGGAGTTCTCTGCCACGCTGATGCCTGGCTTAGTGCGCAACCAAGCACACGCTCAGCGTTTGAATGACTCCGAATATATGGAGATGATCAAAGCGGTGATTCTAGATGGCGGCGCTCGAGTGCTCTCGGATGCGTGGCTATCGGGCGGTTTTGCCTCTAGCGAACAGTGCGTTACCTCCCCGGATACCGTCGAGGGCCAAAATTTCCGTGCTGCCGGACCTGCGTTTGAACAAATGCTTGAGGCCGCTGGCGCCTCCATTGCCTCCATGCCCTCTTCTGAGGTGTATACCGCCATGCAAACCGGTGTGTTGGATGCCGCCAACACCTCGTCGATGTCGTTTATCTCTTTCCGGCTTTATGAACAGGTTGAATGCTTGACCGAACCGGGTGACTTCGCGCTCTGGTATATGTACGAGCCGATTCTTATTTCCGAGCAGATATGGCAAGGGCTTAACGAAGAGCAGCAGGCGGCGCTGATGGAAGCCGGAGAAGCCGCAGAGGCTTTCTTCGCTGAAGAGGCCGCCGCCATTGATCAGGAGATGGTCGATCTTTACCAGGAGAATGGCGTCGAGGTGGTCAGTATGAGCGAAGAGGACTACAACGCCTGGCTCGATATCGCCAAGGAAACTTCCTACAAAAACTTTGCCGACAATGTTCCCAATGGCCAAGCCATTATCGATGCAGCGCTGGCCGTCGAATAAGCAACCCACGAACGCCTAATGGCTCGGCTGCCCTTCGGGGTGGCCGTTTTCAACGGATGCTTGCTTAGCTTGGCGAAACAACCAGCTTGACGAGGGACATATGGCACCTGCAACGACTCACAATGCCCTTGCCCGCGGGGGCATCATTGGCGGCTACATTCGCGTCATGGATAAGCTTTCGCGGCTTTCCGCCTATTTAGCCTGCGCCATGTTTATCGCTGGCGTATTAGTGATTTGCCAGATGGTTTTTATTCGCTACTTACTCGGAATGAGCACCAGTTGGCAGACCGAATTCACCATTTTCTCAGTAACGGCGGCGATGCTGATGGGCAGCCCTTATGTACTGATGACCGGCGGCCACGTCGCGATCACCATTGTGCCCGATGCTCTGGGCGGTATTACCCGCACCATCATGCGTTTGATCGCTTCCCTGTTTGGATTAGGTTTCTGTGCCGCCCTGGCGTATGCCAGCTGGGTGTATGTTTTTGAGGCACTCCACGGCGGGTGGACAACGGGCTCCGTCTGGAATCCACCACTGTGGCCAGCCTTACTACCCATGGCCATCGGCGCCACCCTGCTGTCGTTGCAGTATGTGGCTGAAATTCTGCGTGGGGAGAGTTAAGCATGGATCCCATTACCTTAGGCATTATTGTCGCCATCGCACTGATTGGGCTAATGGCCATTGGCACCCCTATCGCTTTTGCCCTCGGCGGTGTATCGCTGCTAGCACTGCTCTACGACCGCGGCCTTTCCGAGCTCACCTACTTCGGTGAAACCTTTTTTGACCGCATCGCCGAATTTGGTTTTGTCGCCATTCCAATGTTTATTCTGATGGGCGCCGCAGTGGCCTCCTCCCCCACCGGGCGCGATCTGTATCGCTCGCTGGATCTATGGATGGGCAAGCTGCCCGGCGGCTTGGCGGTTTCCAATATCGGCGCCTGCTCAATCTTTGCTGCGCTCTCGGGATCATCACCGGCCACCTGCGCAGCGATTGGTAAAATGGGCATTCCCGAAATGCGCATGCGCGGCTATCCCGATGGCGTGGCAGCAGGTTGCATTGCCGCAGGTGGCACCCTGGGCATTCTAATTCCGCCGTCGGTCACCATGATTATCTATGGCATCTCCACCGAAACCTCGATTGGTCGACTATTTATTGCCGGGGTGGTGCCAGGCTTTATGCTCGCGGGCCTGTTTATGATCTGGACGATGATCGCCTGCAAGTTGGCCGGTGGCTATAACAATTCCATGAACAACCCCGTGGCGGAGTCCGTCGAACGGCTAAAGCAGAACGTTAAACAAAATGTTGATACCAATCTGAAAGCGCTCGTCCGCGTTCTGCCTTTCCTGGGCGTGGTCGCGGGTATCCTATTTGCCTTGTATGGCGGTGTGGCAACACCTTCAGAGGCGGCGGGCGTGGGTGCATTTCTGTGTTTGGCGCTGGCTATTCTGATCTACCGCATGTGGCAGCTGGGCCCAATCAAGCTGATTATGCGCGACTCGCTGCGTGAAAGCGTGATGATCATGCTGGTGATCGCCACCGCCGAAGTGTTTGCCTACGCACTCTCTTCCATGTTTATCACCCAAACAGTAGCCGCTGCGATTGCTGACCTGGAGATCAACCGCTGGGCGCTGATGGGGGTGATTAACCTCTTCCTGCTAGTGGCCGGTTTCTTCCTACCGCCTGTGGCCGTGATCGTCATGACCGCGCCGATTCTGTTACCTATCATCCTGGCGGCTAATTTCGACCCCTACTGGTTTGCGGTGATTTTGACCATCAACCTGGAGATCGGCCTGATCACACCACCAGTGGGCCTCAACCTGTTCATTATTAAAGGCATCGCGCCGGATATTTCGCTGCGCGACATTCTGATGGGAAGCTTGCCCTACGCGCTGTGTATGGTGCTGGGTATCTTGCTGCTGTGCCTCTTCCCGGGCATCGCGCTTTGGCTACCTAACTTGATCATGGGTTAAGGAGTTTGACCATGAACATGCTGTTTTTGCAGGAGCTGTTCAACAACATCACCCAGCGTGATGCCCTGTTGCGGCGCCGTCATCCCGAGACCTTAACGCCCGACCATGGGCAGTTGGTTAACGCCTGCCACAAGCTCTTGGAAAGCGATGGCGAAGCTTCCAGCATCGCGCTGGCAAGCCGCGCCTTGGCGATTTATCAGCGCCTTTCGGCAGCTGAAAAAAGCAGCTTCTTTGCCCGCCTAACGACTGACTTTGCGGCCGAGCCCGGCCCCATTGACGCGGCCTATCTGGCGTATCAAGACGCTCGCGACAATCAATCGCTACAGCGCTTGTTTGAAGCCTGTGAGCCCCGTCGCCAAGAGCTTTTCCGGCGCCTAAATCTCGCCAGCGACGGTACCTATGAGCTGGTTAAAATGCGTGAAGACCTGCTGGGATTGCTACGCGAGCAGCCGGAATTAGCAGCTATCAATAACGATTTCGCTCACCTGTTCGGTTCCTGGTTTAACCGTGGCTTTTTGATGCTCAAGCGCATTGACTGGAACACCCCTGCCTCAATTCTAGAGAAGATCATCCGCTACGAAGCGGTACACGAGATTCAGGACTGGGACGACCTGCGCCGACGTCTAGATGCTCGTGATCGCCGCTGTTTCGCCTTCTTCCACCCCGCTATTGGCGACGAGCCGTTGATCTTTGTGGAAGTAGCCCTCCACAAGGGCCTGCCAAGCCGCATCCAGCCCATCCTCTCTGGCGAAAGCAGCTATAGCAAAAAAGGTATTGATGAGGCCGAGGATGCCGATACTGCGGCATTCTTTGGCATCAGCAACTGCCAGAACGGGCTGCGCGGGATCTCCTTCGGTAATTTTTTGATCAAACAGGTGGTGCAAGAGCTGTCCCAGGAGCTGCCGCAGCTTAAGTACTTCGTCACCCTCTCGCCGGTACCTGGCTTCGCTCAGTGGCTTCAGGAGCAGCGGGACGATGAGCAACTTCCCTCGTCGCTGCGTCAATCACTCAAAGGGCTTGAAACCCCAGGATGGCATCAGGACCAAGCGCTTGAAGAGCAGCTGAAAGCCGCGATTCGCCCACTGGCCGCCCGTTATCTGGTCGAAGAGAAAAACCGCCACGGCTTGCCGATCAATCCGGTGGCCCGCTTTCATCTCGGCAATGGCGCCGAACTGCACCGCATTAACTGGTTGGGCGATACCTCCGAGAAGGGCTTTAAACAAGCCGCAGGACTGATGGTTAACTACCTGTATGTGCTGGACGATATCGAGCGCAATCACGAAAACTATACCGCCAAGGCGACCGTTGCTTGCTCAAATGAGGTGCGTGACCTCACCAAACGCGCCCGCAAGCTGGCCAAGGGAGAGACCACCAAATGAGCCACAACCTATTTGAAACCTTTGCTGCCAAAATGCGCGAGCGCGCAGAGGCCGATTTTATTACCACCCGCGACGGCCGCCGCTATCGCTACGCCGATGCGCTAACCATCAGTGCGCAGCTTGCGGGTGCACTCACCGAGTTAGGCGTTAAGCAAGGTGACCGTGTCGCGGTACAGGTGGATAAAAGTCCTGAGGCGATACTGCTTTACTTGGCCTGCCTGCGCATCGGCGGCGTCTATCTGCCCCTCAATACGGGCTATACCGGCGATGAGATTCGCTATTTTTTAAATGACGCTGAGCCCGCGCTGTTCGTTTGTCGCCCCAAGATAGAAGAGCAAGCACGGTCGCTTGCTGCTGAAACCGGCTGCCCTGCGGTGGCAACCCTAGGCAGCGCTGCCGATGGCAGCCTGATGGAAACCGCCCAAGCGGCAACCCCAAGGCAAGACATAGTGGCGATTGGTCAGCGTGACTTGGCTGCTATTCTCTATACATCGGGCACCACAGGGCGCTCCAAAGGCGCCATGCTAACGCACACAAACCTCGCCTCTAACGCCGAGACCCTGGCCAAAGCATGGCACTTCAGCGCTGATGATCGGCTGATTCATGCGCTGCCAATCTTCCACACCCACGGCTTATTCGTCGCTTGTAACGTCACCTTGATAGCGGGCGCCAGCATGCTCTTTCTGCCCAAGTTCGATGCGGATGTGATTTTTGATGAGCTGCCCCATGGCAGCGTGATGATGGGCGTTCCCACTTTCTATACTCGGCTAGTTCAGGACGAACGACTGACCCCAGAAGCGACCGCCCATATGCGGCTGTTCGTTTCCGGTTCTGCTCCGCTCACCGCCGAGACCCACGAGGCATTTGAAGCCAAGACGGGGCATGCGATTCTTGAACGCTACGGCATGACCGAAACCAATATGAATCTCTCCAACCCCTATGAAGGCGCCCGCCGAGCAGGCACCGTGGGTATGCCGCTACCCGGTGTGGAGATGCGCATTACCAATCGTGAAACCGGTGATGAGGTGCCTTTTGGCGAGATTGGCATGCTGCAGATTCGCGGCCCGAATGTGTTTATCGGCTACTGGCGAATGCCCGAAAAGACGCGTGAAGAGCTATTAGACGATGGCTTTTTCATTACCGGCGATCTCGCCATGGTCGACGAACAGGGCTATGTGCATATTGTTGGCCGTGACAAGGATCTAGTGATTTCCGGCGGCTACAATGTCTACCCCAAAGAGGTGGAGCAGGTGATCGATGAGCTTGAGCAAGTCGCCGAATCCGCAGTCATCGGCCTACCGCATCCTGACTTTGGCGAAGGCGTTACCGCAGTGGTCGTTCGCCAGCAAGGTGCTGATCTTGGAGAAAACCAGCTTGAAGAGGAGCAAGTCATCACCCATTTAGATGGACGACTCGCTAAGTATAAGCAGCCCAAGCGGGTCTTCTTTGTTGATGAACTGCCGCGCAATACGATGGGTAAGGTGCAAAAAAACGAGCTGCGTAAGCGCTTTGGAGATACCTACCGAGCGACCTAGCTCTATAAACACTGACGCCCCGCATAGGCGGGGCGTCAGTGACAATATCTGCGTTGTGTTAGCGGTGGTCAGCCTGCAAACGAGGCGTACATAATCACCACTAATACCACAAGCACAATGCCGGTTGGCACAGCGCCCTTCCAAGGAGTGAGATCGACATCGCCCGAATCTTCTTGCACCCAGGCGGTGGCGCGAGGACGCAGCTTACCAATGATCAGCATCACGCCAACCAACAGCACGAACACAGCGGCGACAAAGTGGAACTCATGCATCACCATCGGCAGCTTGTTAAACGGCGGAACAAAATAGCCTGCAGCGATCAGCAAACAGCCCCCAACCAACGCTACTTTAGCCGCCATGGGAGGCACGCGTTTGGTCAGAAGCCCCACCAGAACAACCGCTAAAATAGGGATAAAGTAAATCGCGTTCATCTTCTGCAGGTAGCCAAATAGGCTATCCTGGCCTGCCAACAGCGGCGCAATAATCATGGTCGTTACGGCCATAATCCAACCAAATACCTTGCCTGATTTCACGACCTCTTCTTCAGTGGCATCTTTTTTCAGCACACCTTTATAGATACCCAGGCTGAAAATCGTGGTGGTACTGTTTAGCGCCGAGTTAAACGAGGAGAGAATCGCCCCAACCATCACCGCCGCAAAAAAACCTGTGAGATAAGGCGGCAACACGTTAAACACCAAGTGGCCATACGCTTCGTCCGCGCGAACGCCTTGGTCGGCGTAAAGGTGGTAAGCAATGATCCCCGGCAGCACCAGATAGAGCGGGCCTAACAGTTTAAAGAAGCCGGTCAGCAACACGCCTTTTTGGCCTTCTGCGAGGTTTTTTGCCGCAAAGGTGCGCTGAATAATTTGCTGGTTCGTCGTCCAGTAAAACAGGTGTAGCAACAGGACGCCGGTAAAAATCGTTGAGAACGGCACCTGCTGTTCAGGACCACCTACCGAGTTAAATTTACTCGGATCGCTCTCTTTCAGAATGCTCCAGCCTTCCATGATGCCACTGCCATTGCTCACTGCCTGAAGGCCGAAATAAACGATGACAAAGCCCCCGATCAATAGACCGACGCCATTCAAGGTATCTGAGACCGCTACCGTACGCAGGCCACCAAACAGCGCATAGACCGCGCCGATGATGCCAACCGTCCAGACAGTGGCCCACAGCAGCACCGTACTCGACTGAATGCCGGTAAGCCCTTGAAGATCAAGCATGCCCTGTAAACCAATAGCCCCTGAATAGAGAATGATAGGCAACAGCACAACAGCGTAAGCAATCAAGAAAATTACGTTGGCAATCAGCTGAGTACCGTTATCAAAACGGATTGCTAACAGCTGTGGAAGCGTTGCAATTCCACTTTTAAGAAAGCGCGGTAGGAAAAACAGTGCCAGTGCTACCAAAGCGATCACCGCAATCACTTCCCAGGCCATAACACTCAGACCATCGGTAAACGCGGAACCGTTTAACCCAACCATCTGCTCGGTTGAGAGATTGGTCATCAGCATCGAGGCGGCTATTAGTGGAAAGGTTAGTGTCCTTCCGGCTAAGAAATAGCCACTCGTACTTCGGTGGTCATCTCTGCGCGTAATGCGCCACGTAACAAAGGCCACCAGGCCAGTAAAAAAGAGAAACGATGCCAGCGTTAGGGCATGCATGGGAAGGTCCTTGGGAGTAGTCGCTTATCGGCAGGCGACGCAGTGAATGTAGGTAAAATTACCAATATGCGCTGGCATTCTAAGGAGATGAAACGATTCAACTATTATTCTTTAGTAGCAACAAAGAATAAATAAGACGGTTTTTTACTACCTTGGCACTCTTTTTACAAGTCGCTACGGTGGTTGGTCACTATGGAAGGAGGGGCTAAGCCATAAGGGCTAAGTCATAAGAGCTAAGTCATACGGATCAAGCTGCACAGTCCATGTCACAATGCTGTTGCCCTGGCGACCACTCATCACGCTTAATTTCATCGCAAAGTGCAGCACCTTTACCACAGCATTTTTCTGTCGCGTGACGTAGCGTTAATGAGAAAACTGGACAGCTTTCATAAAAGCCGCTGAAATCGTCATATGATAGGCTTCTTGTAACGTTATTTAACGCTAAGCAATCAGTGTTAGCACTTTCCTACTTACTAGCGTCACCAGTTAACTTGGAGCAGAAGCGATAATGACAGCGCGTTGGAAATCCTTGCCATTACGGTTACGACTGTTTATCTCATTTGGAACGGTATTGGCACTGGCTATGTTGCTAGCGCTTTATCTACAGGCCCGCTCGCAT includes the following:
- a CDS encoding MBL fold metallo-hydrolase produces the protein MSTRIHLLSGLGDKGPAAIVVETNGKRLLLDAGGALHPGEPITWADGLDVDAILISHDHIDHIGGVTELPDTIPLYCTPLVANTLPKHRAWQPLPARGSLMVEGIKVTTGQAGHSLGGVWLHLDVDGGIFYSGDACFESRLFPFDTPPPARTALLDASYGTYDHPQESCVQAIRLQLDQPLVLPVPETGRALEMALWLSEEADRRQLPFAIDPIIRDNLAALLALPSDLRRPGLDGAISALLERQDAPQPALQLVSDRNDTPDQWPNYQLLHTGYLTPERQAQLAAGEISWQRWNVHLRASHLVALADQLAATQVVPLFTTLTGHCLSEWRQRLGQRLCIHRTLEIQPHTATRPTAHLTV
- a CDS encoding polynucleotide kinase; the protein is MSAVIVDVDGTLAEFHPTDVHEWVLGPAKQWDPFFAHMAEAPVIDAVAKLVKILKAQGQQIVICSGRPDSHREHTQRWLERHTIPFDAMYLRPQGDDHVDDEEVKAALLNQMRSDGFAPWLVLDDRDAVVAQWRALGLTCLQCAPGDF
- a CDS encoding MFS transporter encodes the protein MPLTVTLLSLCQALLVTGNVLLIAVSPLIGASLAPSASWSTAPVATQWLGLMCATIPASLIMARLGRKRGFILGNIVGFVGALVAVQALMGEHFGLFLLATWLIGIGIGFGQLYRFAAVEAAPALMRDRAIGLVMGGGVLAAFAGPWLARVSRELGEVPFLGSFVGLAVLYALALAVLMLTRLPPASRTHCEGSALPLGKILRQPGFIVAVSAAMVGYGVMNLAMTATPLAMEGAGHHFNHVSMTIQWHVVAMFLPSFFTGHLATRFGAKQVIVAGCLLLVASALVAQWGIGLVGFNVALILLGLGWNFTFLPATGLLTESYRPVDKARTQAANEFLVFGTAAVTALFAGPLVSGLGWAMLNLLLIPVALVPLVVLVWQHRIRLASA
- a CDS encoding DJ-1/PfpI family protein is translated as MTRHVVLFAYPDCQLLDVSGPWQVFASANALSPQPLYQLTLVSDAVGPVATNGGLAVHATHSYHQLKHLLPLDTLLVAGGSGVMQQRDIAAVKQVLCEVAPEVRRFGSICSGAFLLAAAGLLDGCRVTTHWRHAAQLAEEYPALSVEPDALYIESNGRYTSAGVTAGIDLALSLVEADHGADLAGRVARELVVFLQRPGGQSQFSEILRHQQEAGPLRRLLDQLHADPSVDHGLESMADLMAVSPRHLTRLFRRYLNTTPGTYLTQLRLEQARLALLNEREQLSLERLAQRWRLGGAEQLRRQFQRYYGVSPSVYRQRFASSHAGATQENLSCL
- a CDS encoding GntR family transcriptional regulator → MAGSKLSNAQRLRDSLEDDIINGRRLPGERLDPEALGREFQVSRTPVREAFQQLVASGLVTVSPKKGTFVAKVGIDQLIEMFEVMAELEGMCGRLAARRITELELAALREAHQRCEAAALAGDSDEYYYENEGFHDCIYTASHNAFLASEARQLKQRLKPYRRLQLQVRQRVNSSLSEHQAIVEAIERGDSVAAQQALTDHVLIQGERFSDFVSSVRRMESPLEIEKTG
- the dctP gene encoding TRAP transporter substrate-binding protein DctP, which codes for MQRYLISTAAALGLAIAASSHASADTVLRASHQFPGGQGDVRDEMVQMMARHVAEADVGLTIEVYPGQSLFKAREQWGAIARGRLDITSLPLDYASGRHPEFSATLMPGLVRNQAHAQRLNDSEYMEMIKAVILDGGARVLSDAWLSGGFASSEQCVTSPDTVEGQNFRAAGPAFEQMLEAAGASIASMPSSEVYTAMQTGVLDAANTSSMSFISFRLYEQVECLTEPGDFALWYMYEPILISEQIWQGLNEEQQAALMEAGEAAEAFFAEEAAAIDQEMVDLYQENGVEVVSMSEEDYNAWLDIAKETSYKNFADNVPNGQAIIDAALAVE
- a CDS encoding TRAP transporter small permease, which codes for MAPATTHNALARGGIIGGYIRVMDKLSRLSAYLACAMFIAGVLVICQMVFIRYLLGMSTSWQTEFTIFSVTAAMLMGSPYVLMTGGHVAITIVPDALGGITRTIMRLIASLFGLGFCAALAYASWVYVFEALHGGWTTGSVWNPPLWPALLPMAIGATLLSLQYVAEILRGES
- a CDS encoding TRAP transporter large permease, which translates into the protein MDPITLGIIVAIALIGLMAIGTPIAFALGGVSLLALLYDRGLSELTYFGETFFDRIAEFGFVAIPMFILMGAAVASSPTGRDLYRSLDLWMGKLPGGLAVSNIGACSIFAALSGSSPATCAAIGKMGIPEMRMRGYPDGVAAGCIAAGGTLGILIPPSVTMIIYGISTETSIGRLFIAGVVPGFMLAGLFMIWTMIACKLAGGYNNSMNNPVAESVERLKQNVKQNVDTNLKALVRVLPFLGVVAGILFALYGGVATPSEAAGVGAFLCLALAILIYRMWQLGPIKLIMRDSLRESVMIMLVIATAEVFAYALSSMFITQTVAAAIADLEINRWALMGVINLFLLVAGFFLPPVAVIVMTAPILLPIILAANFDPYWFAVILTINLEIGLITPPVGLNLFIIKGIAPDISLRDILMGSLPYALCMVLGILLLCLFPGIALWLPNLIMG